A single genomic interval of Pseudochaenichthys georgianus chromosome 3, fPseGeo1.2, whole genome shotgun sequence harbors:
- the LOC117460919 gene encoding neuropilin and tolloid-like protein 2 — protein MHRAWILFFLIEEGFALAQRTKDLTSDHGAQTSNQNDCGTWVRNINGGVFTSPNYPTTYPPNKECVYILEALPRQRIQLAFDKNYYIEPSFECRFDHIEIRDGPFGFSPLIDRLCGGKNPGLVTSTGRFMWIKFTSDEELEGLGFRIKYTFIADPDFHLHVGGLLNPIPDCQFEIGGWDGIIRSSQVEEEEKVKPGDALDCIWTIRAPPQSKIYLRFMEYQMEHSNECKKNFVAVYDGSSAIENLKAKFCSTVANDVMLDNGVGVVRMWADEKSRLSRFRMLFTSFVDPPCSGNSFFCHSNMCINNSLVCNGVQNCVYPWDENHCKEKRSKGIFHQITKTHGTVIGVSSGIVLVLLIISILVQMKQPRKKVVARRPGVFNKAGFQEVFDPPHYELFSLRDKEISSDMADLSEELDNFHKLRRSSTMSRCVHEHHCGSQGSMATGGGGSGSMKHSRTTLSSMELSYHNDFSKPPPMKTFNSTSSYKKSCYGYKQHSQTHDCDQQVIEDRVTEEIPCEIYGRGGGGATGGTMGTMGGGPSGIAGGGIGGPVGITGGMAMAGGMGMGGGVGMAGPSGIAGGIGGGMAGACGTLSVRGNSARNSTTIVDPNHRSMSMDF, from the exons ATGCACAGAG CGTGGATACTCTTCTTTCTGATAGAAGAGGGTTTTGCTCTGGCACAGCGAACTAAAG ATCTCACAAGCGACCATGGCGCCCAGACCTCCAACCAGAACGACTGCGGCACGTGGGTCCGCAACATCAACGGTGGGGTGTTCACGTCGCCAAACTACCCCACGACGTACCCACCCAACAAGGAGTGCGTTTACATCCTGGAAG CTCTACCCAGACAAAGGATCCAGCTGGCTTTCGATAAGAATTACTACATCGAGCCATCTTTCGAGTGCCGCTTCGACCACATCGAAATCCGGGATGGGCCATTTGGGTTCTCGCCCCTCATTGATCGCCTGTGTGGGGGAAAGAACCCGGGACTGGTCACATCGACGGGACGCTTCATGTGGATCAAGTTCACTAGCGACGAGGAGCTGGAAGGACTGGGATTCCGGATTAAATACACCTTCATCGCGG ACCCTGATTTCCATCTGCACGTGGGCGGACTGCTAAACCCCATCCCAG ACTGTCAGTTTGAAATTGGTGGATGGGATGGGATTATTCGCTCCAgtcaggtggaggaggaggagaaagtgAAGCCTGGTGATGCTCTGGACTGTATCTGGACCATCAGGGCTCCTCCTCAGTCCAAG ATCTACCTGCGCTTCATGGAGTACCAGATGGAACACTCCAATGAGTGCAAGAAGAACTTTGTGGCCGTGTACGATGGCAGCAGCGCCATCGAAAACCTCAAGGCCAAGTTCTGCAGCACCGTGGCCAACGATGTGATGCTAGATAACGGAGTGGGAGTCGTGCGAATGTGGGCTGACGAGAAGAGCAGACTCAGCCGATTCCGCATGCTCTTCACCTCATTCGTTGACC CCCCCTGTTCAGGCAATTCATTCTTCTGCCAcagcaacatgtgtattaacAACTCCCTGGTGTGCAATGGAGTTCAGAACTGTGTCTACCCATGGGATGAAAACCACTGCAAAG agAAGCGATCTAAGGGTATTTTCCATCAGATCACTAAGACCCACGGCACCGTCATTGGTGTCTCGTCAGGCATCGTGCTGGTTCTTCTTATCATCTCCATCCTGGTCCAGATGAAGCAGCCGAGGAAAAAG GTGGTAGCTCGCAGGCCCGGTGTTTTCAACAAGGCGGGCTTCCAGGAGGTATTTGACCCGCCCCACTACGAGCTCTTCTCTCTGCGTGACAAGGAGATTTCCTCAGATATGGCCGACCTGTCCGAGGAGCTGGACAACTTCCACAAGCTGCGGCGCTCCTCCACCATGTCCCGCTGCGTGCACGAGCACCACTGCGGCTCGCAGGGCtccatggcgaccggcggcggCGGCAGCGGCAGCATGAAGCACAGCCGCACCACCCTGAGCTCCATGGAGCTGTCCTACCACAACGACTTCTCCAAGCCACCTCCCATGAAGACGTTCAACTCCACGTCCAGCTACAAGAAGAGCTGCTACGGCTACAAGCAGCACTCACAGACTCACGACTGCGACCAGCAGGTCATCGAGGACCGCGTCACAGAGGAGATCCCATGTGAGATCTACGGCCGTGGTGGAGGAGGAGCCACGGGTGGAACCATGGGAACCATGGGAGGAGGACCGTCAGGGATTGCAGGAGGAGGGATCGGAGGACCGGTGGGGATCACAGGAGGAATGGCGATGGCAGGGGGAATGGGTATGGGGGGAGGAGTGGGCATGGCGGGGCCCAGTGGCATCGCTGGAGGGATCGGCGGTGGGATGGCAGGAGCCTGCGGAACCCTCAGTGTCCGCGGCAACAGCGCTCGCAACAGCACCACAATAGTTGACCCAAACCATCGCTCCATGTCCATGGACTTCTAG